From a region of the Mytilus galloprovincialis chromosome 3, xbMytGall1.hap1.1, whole genome shotgun sequence genome:
- the LOC143067235 gene encoding thialysine N-epsilon-acetyltransferase-like, with product MANNFIVRLAKPSDCEQIADLIKELAVYEKMEEQVKITADVLRTDGFGEEKFYHCFVAELKDKPLLVGYALYYYSYSTWEGRSIYMEDLYVKPEFRGKGIGTQLWKSVTKVGIEKQCSRLDFIVLNWNVNSIEYYKQKGAFDLTGTEKWHLFRMKESEMKAFIAP from the exons ATGGCTAATAATTTCATTGTGAGACTTGCAAAACCAAGCGATTGCGAACAGATCGCAGACCTAATAAAG GAACTTGCTGTATACGAAAAAATGGAGGAACAAGTTAAGATCACTGCAGATG TTTTGCGAACTGATGGATTTGGGGAAGAAAAGTTTTATCATTGTTTTGTAGCAGAACTAAAAG ATAAACCGCTACTAGTCGGGTATGCTTTGTATTATTACTCCTACTCTACGTGGGAGGGTAGGAGTATTTACATGGAAGATTTGTATGTAAAACCGGAATTTAGAGGGAAAGGAATTGGAACACAACTTTGGAAATCGGTTACAAAG gtaGGAATCGAGAAGCAGTGTTCAAGGCTTGATTTTATAGTGTTGAATTGGAATGTGAATTCGATAGAGTACTACAAACAGAAAGGTGCTTTTGATTTGACAGGAACAGAAAAATGGCATTTATTTCGTATGAAAGAGAGTGAGATGAAAGCGTTTATAGCTCCATGA
- the LOC143067236 gene encoding thialysine N-epsilon-acetyltransferase-like isoform X1 codes for MEDTVYTVRPANYEDCEAIMSLVMELAAHVKCEHEVKIKVDTLQRDGFGKNSLFHCLVAEVNRDMVGYLLYYYTYSPWVGKTVYMEDFYVKPEHRKKGIGTYLLKTAVKVFLETQCSCMEWAVPCWNKVAVDYYKQKGAINLTETEQLHIYRLTEEAMENLLTK; via the exons ATGGAAGACACAGTGTATACTGTTCGACCTGCAAACTATGAGGATTGTGAAGCTATTATGTCTCTTGTTATG GAACTAGCCGCACATGTAAAGTGTGAACATGAAGTGAAAATCAAAGTCGACA caCTCCAGAGAGACGGGTTTGGTAAAAACAGTCTATTTCATTGTCTTGTTGCTGAAGTGAATAGag ACATGGTTGGATATTTGTTATATTACTACACTTATTCCCCTTGGGTTGGTAAAACAGTGTATATGGAGGATTTCTATGTGAAAcctgaacatagaaaaaaagGAATAGGTACTTACTTATTAAAGACTGCTGTCAAG gtaTTTTTGGAAACTCAATGCAGTTGTATGGAATGGGCAGTACCATGTTGGAATAAAGTGGCTGTcgattattacaaacaaaaaggaGCTATTAATCTGACTGAAACTGAACAGCTTCATATTTATAGACTTACAGAAGAAGCTATGGAGAATTTATTGActaaataa
- the LOC143067236 gene encoding thialysine N-epsilon-acetyltransferase-like isoform X2, which yields MEDTVYTVRPANYEDCEAIMSLVMELAAHVKCEHEVKIKVDNMVGYLLYYYTYSPWVGKTVYMEDFYVKPEHRKKGIGTYLLKTAVKVFLETQCSCMEWAVPCWNKVAVDYYKQKGAINLTETEQLHIYRLTEEAMENLLTK from the exons ATGGAAGACACAGTGTATACTGTTCGACCTGCAAACTATGAGGATTGTGAAGCTATTATGTCTCTTGTTATG GAACTAGCCGCACATGTAAAGTGTGAACATGAAGTGAAAATCAAAGTCGACA ACATGGTTGGATATTTGTTATATTACTACACTTATTCCCCTTGGGTTGGTAAAACAGTGTATATGGAGGATTTCTATGTGAAAcctgaacatagaaaaaaagGAATAGGTACTTACTTATTAAAGACTGCTGTCAAG gtaTTTTTGGAAACTCAATGCAGTTGTATGGAATGGGCAGTACCATGTTGGAATAAAGTGGCTGTcgattattacaaacaaaaaggaGCTATTAATCTGACTGAAACTGAACAGCTTCATATTTATAGACTTACAGAAGAAGCTATGGAGAATTTATTGActaaataa